In a single window of the Podarcis raffonei isolate rPodRaf1 chromosome 14, rPodRaf1.pri, whole genome shotgun sequence genome:
- the LOC128401489 gene encoding testis-expressed protein 2-like has translation MDDHSQITFGPLTAKFSSQPYPQQGGEPASSQQLANHLAAPSKEDDWEGVDGNELIFALDDEEDAIPDSPDHFSMCEDIGKQDEHQEESTFHMPSPLPSPPELDFLPALPTSSSPSLSPQRTTGLVNPQGPKPLINLVKSLSTEIEPRDASSLKPQPLLSLVKSISTEISRLEPEVTQSKSDSKLNVHRWRQITHPKGKNGDSRTAPSSPNISPSESKSSFFKAQEAKFEDTKRRFSEAMHEPLSRLSKIMGDENNVSPKHRSPLSGNHAHDSPSSHSKETILEDKESPTQETNLHGAVPGQPSGRSQVEDYCPSEQKWGPSLNCQYEICSYGDVIQVVEVAADKSSGTEEVRMLPPLDILRPTKPCSRVPCKALVCVAILAYHYFVLPLPPYISGLCLGLACGFMLGFLIILLMMPKRSLSPRKRQTSLDQLPSETLNQQPQEPNILKGWMNEMYFYDPEIYHPSLTHSVFVTLEDTSMTLSYPKSNIPRRATFEEEDFKVTLVSHRHYEMIGAKVFLFPPGLARKRMWNKKYPICILLPEQDDSSSKGSGEHDLEHPREKAVKRRLSPVQETPPTHPAEPQEKTLYLFGRTGRDKEEWFQHLARASRAESCEQRNTITGLNQLSPSGKGTCSSGSSRGSTDDLLSLIKPKDLVVNVREKLLLDYNMYMSRIVPTGTCSSPPESPSHSTAGSPTPKKFFGDTNVTNDTNTAWANAVLGRMFWDFLREKCWADLVSNKIQKKLGRIKLPYFMNELTLTELDMGTSIPQILSTSSPTIDHRGLWVDMEVTYSGSLQMTLETKMNLYKLGKEALGEESGKAEDGREGVKPRLVLLADSDAESSSAGSSDEEDIPNTEPSGVPGERGTPPGAEGHVGGNSTSRKILRFVDKIAKSKYFQKATENEFIKKKIEEVSNTPLLLTVEVQELTGTLAVNIPPPPTDRIWYSFRTPPQLDLKVRPKLGEREVTFIHVTEWIEKKLQHEFQKILVMPNMDDLILPLMHSGLESQLPTEGLQKEFPGEGAAKF, from the exons ATGGATGACCACTCTCAAATCACTTTTGGTCCATTGACTGCAAAGTTTTCTTCCCAACCGTACCCTCAGCAGGGAGGCGAACCTGCTAGTTCCCAACAGTTAGCCAACCACCTTGCTGCTCCCAGCAAAGAAGATGACTGGGAAGGCGTAGATGGAAATGAACTGATCTTTGCCTTAGATGATGAGGAAGATGCAATTCCTGACTCACCCGACCACTTTTCTATGTGTGAAGATATTGGGAAACAGGATGAACATCAGGAAGAGTCCACATTCCACATGCCATCCCCTCTGCCGTCTCCTCCTGAACTGGATTTCTTGCCCGCCCTCCCCACTTCCAGTTCACCCAGTTTATCACCCCAGAGAACAACAGGCCTTGTAAACCCTCAAGGCCCCAAGCCGTTAATCAACTTAGTGAAATCCCTCTCAACTGAAATTGAGCCCCGGGACGCCTCTTCCCTCAAGCCCCAACCTTTGCTGAGCTTGGTCAAATCCATTTCAACCGAGATTTCCCGCCTGGAGCCAGAGGTGACACAGTCAAAGTCCGACTCCAAGCTCAATGTCCATCGATGGCGGCAGATCACCCATCCCAAGGGCAAAAATGGGGATTCTAGGACGGCTCCCTCCTCCCCCAACATTTCCCCCTCAGAGAGCAAAAGCAGCTTCTTCAAGGCTCAGGAAGCCAAATTTGAGGACACGAAAAGGCGGTTTTCAGAGGCCATGCATGAACCCCTTAGCAGACTCAGCAAAATCATGGGGGATGAGAATAATGTTTCACCAAAACACAGATCCCCACTTTCTGGCAACCACGCCCACGATTCCCCTTCTAGCCACAGCAAGGAGACCATTTTGGAAGACAAGGAGAGCCCCACCCAGGAGACCAATCTGCATGGGGCTGTTCCAGGACAGCCATCTGGGAGGAGTCAAGTGGAGGACTATTGCCCCAGTGAACAGAAATGGGGTCCCTCCTTGAACTGCCAGTATGAAATCTGCTCCTATGGAGATGTCATCCAAGTGGTGGAGGTTGCTGCGGACAAAAGCAGTGGCACGGAGGAAGTGCGGATGCTTCCACCTCTGGACATCCTCCGCCCCACCAAGCCTTGTAGCAGAGTGCCATGCAAAGCGCTTGTCTGCGTCGCCATCTTGGCCTACCACTATTTTGTGCTGCCGCTGCCTCCTTACATCTCAGGCCTCTGCCTTGGCTTGGCTTGTGGGTTCATGCTGGGCTTCCTCATTATTCTTCTGATGATGCCAAAGCGTTCCTTGTCTCCACGGAAAAGGCAGACATCTCTAGACCAGCTGCCATCAGAGACGTTGAATCAGCAGCCTCAGGAACCCAACATTCTTAAG GGGTGGATGAATGAAATGTATTTCTACGACCCAGAGATCTACCACCCATCGCTTACCCACTCTGTGTTCGTGACCTTGGAAGACACCAGCATGACGCTCTCCTACCCCAAGAGCAACATCCCCCGGCGAGCCACCTTTGAGGAAGAGGACTTCAAGGTGACTTTGGTTAGTCACCGCCATTATGAAATGATTGGCGCAAAG GTCTTCCTCTTCCCACCTGGGCTGGCTCGCAAGAGGATGTGGAACAAGAAATACCCCATCTGCATTCTCCTCCCAGAGCAAGACGACTCGAGTAGCAAAGGCTCTGGTGAGCATGACTTGGAGCACCCAAGAGAGAAGGCTGTGAAGAGAAGGCTGTCTCCAGTCCAAGAGACCCCTCCAACGCATCCAGCTGAGCCCCAGGAAAAGACTCTCTACCTCTTTGGCAGAACAGGGAGAGACAAGGAGGAATGGTTCCAGCATCTTGCAAGGGCCTCCCGGGCAGAAAGCTGTGAGCAGCGTAACACCATCACAG GTTTAAACCAGCTCAGCCCATCAGGAAAGGGGacatgcagcagtggcagcagcagaggcagcactGATGACCTCCTTTCTCTCATCAAGCCCAAGGACCTGGTTGTTAATGTCCGGGAGAAGCTCCTTTTGGATTACAACATGTACATGTCCCGAATAGTCCCAACAGGGACATGTTCCAGCCCACCCGAGAGCCCCTCCCACAGTACGGCAGGCAGCCCAACACCCAAAAAG TTCTTTGGGGATACAAATGTCACAAATGACACAAACACGGCTTGGGCCAATGCGGTGCTTGGGAGAATGTTTTGGGACTTCCTACGGGAAAAATGTTGGGCAGACCTAGTTTCAAACAAGATTCAGAAGAAACTAGGCAGAATCAAG CTGCCATACTTCATGAATGAGCTCACACTCACTGAACTGGACATGGGGACTTCCATCCCACAAATCCTCAGCACGTCAAGCCCAACCATCGATCACCGAG GGCTTTGGGTGGACATGGAAGTGACCTACAGTGGATCCCTGCAGATGACCCTGGAAACGAAGATGAACTTGTACAAACTAGGCAAAGAAGCCCTGGGAGAGGAGAGTGGAAAGGCAGAGGACGGCAGGGAAGG CGTGAAGCCCCGCTTAGTCCTTCTGGCTGACAGCGATGCAGAGTCCTCCAGCGCTGGGTCCTCGGACGAGGAAGACATCCCCAACACGGAGCCCTCAGGGGTGCCAGGAGAAAGGGGTACCCCTCCTGGGGCTGAAGG CCACGTTGGTGGAAACAGCACCAGCCGGAAGATCCTGCGCTTTGTGGACAAGATTGCCAAGTCCAAGTACTTCCAGAAGGCCACCGAGAACGAGTTTATTAAGAAGAAGATAGAGGAGGTCTCCAACACCCCCTTGCTCTTGACGGTGGAGGTCCAAGAGCTGACAGGCACACTGGCTGTGAACATCCCACCGCCCCCAACTGACCGAATCTG GTACAGCTTCCGGACTCCACCACAGCTGGATCTGAAGGTCCGCCCAAAGCTGGGGGAACGAGAGGTCACCTTCATTCATGTCACAGAATGGATCGAGAAGAAGCTTCAGCATGAATTCCAG AAAATTTTAGTGATGCCAAATATGGACGATCTCATCTTACCCCTCATGCATTCTGGTTTGGAATCCCAGCTGCCCACAGAAGGACTCCAGAAGgaattcccaggagagggcgcagCAAAATTTTGA
- the MSRB1 gene encoding methionine-R-sulfoxide reductase B1 — MSFCVFRGGEIYQDHFEPGIYACSKCGYELFSSRSKYAHSSPWPAFTETLHEDSISKSLERPGAFKVSCGKCGNGLGHEFINDGPKRGQSRFUIFSSSLKFIPKDKKDKDLRE, encoded by the exons ATGTCCTTCTGCGTCTTTAGAGGAGGCGAGATCTATCAGGACCACTTCGAACCCG GTATATATGCTTGCTCCAAATGTGGCTACGAGCTGTTCTCAAGCAGGTCCAAGTATGCTCACTCATCTCCATGGCCGGCTTTCACCGAAACTCTCCACGAAGATAGCATCTCCAAGTCCTTAGAACGGCCGGGAGCCTTCAAG GTCTCATGTGGCAAGTGCGGCAACGGTCTGGGCCACGAGTTCATCAACGACGGCCCCAAAAGGGGTCAGTCTCGCTTCTGAATATTTAGCAGCTCTCTCAAGTTCATCCCTAAAG ACAAGAAGGACAAGGACCTGAGGGAGTAA